The following coding sequences lie in one Hydrogenophaga sp. PBL-H3 genomic window:
- a CDS encoding transglutaminase family protein, translated as MGANLPRDTRDTLFLLAVLGWVAFMQVGHAPWWCTALTAGVLVWRTMLALRGLPLPGWPVRVGLLGLTLGATFVTHSTLIGRDAGVTLVVVLLALKTLEMRARRDAFVVFFLAFFTLLTHFFYSQSLLTAAGILVALLGLLTALVNAHMPVGRPPLLQAARIAGGMALMGAPIMLVLFLLFPRLSPLWGMPGQEETGRSGLSGQMRVGQIAELVLDDSIALRVRFEDRPPPQGQLYFRGPVLSSFDGVEWRALRSGFPLSMALPTDLRVSGEPVRYQVTMEPNRRPWLFVMEATPQSPEVPDNAVRMSNEMQWFTQRPINTLVRYSAESYPAFRYGPLTQVTALQDQIELPAGFNPRTLALAQELRREHGTGPEANTKLISAVMDRLRTGGYRYTLDPGVFGPNTADEFWFDKRQGFCEHIASSFVILMRALDIPARIVTGYQGGEVNGVDGYWTVRQRDAHAWAEVWLQGQGWVRVDPTSAVAPGRIGSLERLRAPQGALAGAIGNINPNLAAQLRAAWEAVNNGWNQWVLNYTQGRQLDLLKNLGFTSPSWADLAYVLIGVIVGVSVIGAGWTLWERQQHDPWLRLLRRARARLHKLGVESADHTPPRELALRVRQRWNHTSVHADAAAQLAQWLLQLEALRYARPGPGSVTLSSLQREFQRLAWPNGTDTWP; from the coding sequence GTGGGGGCCAACCTCCCTCGCGACACGCGAGACACGCTGTTCCTGCTTGCCGTCCTCGGCTGGGTGGCCTTCATGCAGGTGGGCCACGCGCCCTGGTGGTGCACCGCGCTCACCGCCGGCGTGCTGGTGTGGCGCACCATGCTGGCCTTGCGCGGCCTGCCCCTGCCCGGCTGGCCGGTGCGCGTGGGCCTGCTGGGGCTCACGCTGGGCGCCACCTTCGTCACCCACAGCACCCTGATCGGGCGCGACGCGGGCGTGACGCTGGTGGTGGTGCTGCTGGCGCTCAAAACCCTGGAGATGCGCGCGCGGCGCGATGCCTTCGTGGTGTTCTTCCTTGCATTCTTCACGTTGCTCACGCACTTCTTTTATTCGCAGTCGCTGCTGACGGCGGCGGGCATTCTGGTGGCGCTGCTCGGCCTGCTCACCGCGCTGGTCAACGCCCACATGCCGGTGGGCCGCCCGCCGCTCTTGCAGGCAGCGCGCATTGCAGGCGGCATGGCGCTCATGGGTGCACCCATCATGCTGGTGCTGTTCCTGCTGTTCCCGCGCCTGTCGCCGCTGTGGGGCATGCCGGGGCAAGAAGAAACCGGGCGCAGCGGCCTGTCGGGCCAGATGCGCGTGGGCCAGATCGCCGAGCTGGTGCTCGACGACAGCATTGCCCTGCGGGTGCGTTTTGAAGACCGCCCACCGCCGCAAGGCCAACTGTATTTCCGCGGCCCGGTGCTCAGCAGCTTCGACGGAGTGGAGTGGCGCGCCCTGCGCTCGGGCTTTCCGCTGTCGATGGCGCTGCCCACCGACCTGCGCGTCTCGGGCGAGCCCGTGCGCTACCAGGTGACCATGGAGCCCAACCGCCGACCCTGGCTCTTCGTGATGGAGGCCACCCCGCAAAGCCCCGAGGTGCCCGACAACGCGGTGCGCATGAGCAACGAGATGCAATGGTTCACCCAGCGCCCGATCAACACGCTGGTGCGCTACAGCGCCGAGAGCTACCCCGCATTCCGCTACGGCCCGCTCACACAGGTGACGGCCCTGCAAGACCAGATCGAGCTGCCCGCCGGCTTCAACCCGCGCACGCTGGCGCTGGCGCAGGAGCTGCGCCGCGAGCACGGCACCGGCCCCGAGGCCAACACCAAGCTCATCAGCGCGGTGATGGACCGCCTGCGCACCGGCGGCTACCGCTACACGCTGGACCCCGGCGTGTTCGGCCCCAACACCGCCGACGAATTCTGGTTCGACAAGCGCCAGGGCTTCTGCGAACACATCGCCAGCAGCTTCGTCATCCTCATGCGCGCGCTCGACATCCCCGCCCGCATCGTCACCGGCTACCAGGGCGGTGAGGTCAACGGCGTGGACGGCTACTGGACCGTGCGCCAGCGCGACGCCCACGCCTGGGCCGAGGTCTGGCTGCAGGGCCAGGGCTGGGTCCGCGTGGACCCGACCTCGGCCGTGGCACCCGGGCGCATCGGCTCGCTGGAGCGCCTGCGCGCACCGCAGGGCGCGCTGGCCGGCGCCATCGGCAACATCAACCCCAACCTCGCGGCCCAGCTGCGCGCCGCCTGGGAAGCCGTGAACAACGGCTGGAACCAGTGGGTACTGAACTACACCCAGGGCCGCCAGCTCGACCTGCTGAAAAACCTGGGCTTCACCTCCCCCAGCTGGGCCGATCTGGCCTATGTGCTCATCGGCGTGATCGTGGGGGTGAGCGTGATCGGCGCCGGCTGGACGCTGTGGGAGCGCCAGCAACACGACCCCTGGCTGCGCCTGCTGCGCCGCGCCCGCGCCCGCCTGCACAAGCTGGGCGTGGAGAGCGCCGACCACACCCCGCCGCGCGAGCTCGCGCTACGCGTGCGCCAACGCTGGAACCACACCAGCGTGCACGCCGATGCCGCCGCGCAGCTTGCACAATGGCTGCTTCAGCTTGAGGCCCTGCGCTATGCGCGCCCCGGCCCGGGCAGCGTCACGCTCTCCAGCCTGCAACGCGAGTTTCAGCGGCTGGCGTGGCCCAACGGCACCGACACCTGGCCCTAG
- a CDS encoding AAA family ATPase translates to MQADTKIQQLLNQLNTVIVGKSQQVSDCVACLLAGGHLLIEDVPGVGKTTLAHALARSFGLQFSRVQFTADLMPSDLVGVSIYERGREAFVFHPGPVFAQVLLADEINRASPKTQSALLEAMEEKQVTVEGETRALPEPFFVIATQNPHDQLGTYALPESQLDRFHMRLSIGYPDRAAERELLRGQDRRDMLDKLPPALTPADLAALQHTVSQVHTAEPVLEYLQDLVAATRNGQWFAQGLSPRAALAVVRSAKAQAYLNGRDYVAPDDIAAILPQTVAHRLIPVRDAGRGPVEQVRAMLEAIPLP, encoded by the coding sequence ATGCAAGCCGACACAAAAATTCAACAGTTGCTGAATCAGCTTAACACGGTGATCGTGGGCAAAAGTCAGCAGGTTTCTGACTGCGTGGCCTGCTTGCTGGCCGGTGGACACCTCTTGATCGAAGACGTTCCGGGGGTGGGCAAAACCACCCTGGCGCACGCACTGGCCCGCTCGTTCGGCCTGCAGTTTTCGCGCGTGCAGTTCACCGCCGACCTCATGCCATCGGACCTCGTGGGCGTGTCGATTTACGAGCGCGGGCGCGAGGCCTTCGTGTTCCACCCCGGCCCGGTGTTCGCCCAGGTGCTGCTGGCCGACGAGATCAACCGCGCCAGCCCCAAGACCCAGAGTGCGCTGCTTGAAGCGATGGAAGAGAAGCAGGTGACGGTGGAAGGCGAAACGCGCGCGCTACCCGAACCCTTCTTTGTGATTGCCACCCAGAACCCGCACGACCAGCTGGGCACCTACGCGCTGCCTGAATCGCAGCTGGACCGTTTCCACATGCGCCTGTCCATCGGCTACCCCGACCGCGCGGCCGAGCGCGAACTGCTGCGCGGCCAGGACAGGCGCGACATGCTCGACAAACTGCCGCCGGCCTTGACGCCCGCCGACCTCGCGGCCCTGCAACACACGGTGAGCCAGGTGCACACCGCCGAACCGGTGCTGGAGTACCTGCAAGACCTGGTGGCCGCCACGCGCAACGGGCAGTGGTTTGCGCAAGGCCTGTCGCCACGCGCAGCCCTGGCTGTGGTGCGCTCGGCCAAGGCGCAGGCTTACCTGAATGGGCGCGACTACGTGGCGCCCGACGACATCGCCGCCATCCTGCCGCAGACGGTGGCACACCGGCTGATCCCCGTGCGCGACGCGGGGCGAGGCCCGGTGGAGCAGGTGCGCGCGATGCTGGAAGCCATTCCGTTGCCTTGA
- a CDS encoding DUF58 domain-containing protein codes for MDTPRSAFGASPRGAAPAAWQSQFRGALGWRHPLRYLRAHLQAWWHNRLPKSDTLTLTQRNVYILPTRPGWMLAFTLLLLLVASINYQLNLGYLLTFLLAGSAVVGMHVCHGNLRGTTLLLTPPEPVHAGQAVTLTVRLSSERKSTRYGIGMGVIGADPTHTPLAWTDVPAQGSAQLKVSFPSPERGLHPLPPLSAQTLFPLGTFRVWTVWRLASGVLVYPEPESHPPPLPPGEPQAGSSGAARVQSTGEFDGVRAYRRGDPLKAVVWRKAAQAFSSGRDDLVSRDALSHQRQQLWLDHAQCGGAGLEARLSRLTAWVLMADRQGLDYGLRVPGREIPPDQGPAHRARCLEALAIC; via the coding sequence ATGGACACCCCCCGAAGCGCCTTCGGCGCCTCCCCCCGGGGGGCAGCACCTGCGGCCTGGCAAAGCCAGTTCCGCGGTGCTCTGGGTTGGAGGCACCCCTTGCGATACCTACGTGCCCACCTGCAGGCCTGGTGGCACAACCGCCTGCCCAAGTCCGACACGCTCACGCTCACCCAGCGCAACGTCTACATATTGCCCACCCGCCCGGGCTGGATGCTGGCCTTCACCTTGCTGCTGCTGCTGGTGGCCAGCATCAACTACCAGCTCAACCTGGGTTACCTGCTCACGTTTTTGCTGGCCGGCAGTGCGGTGGTGGGCATGCACGTGTGCCACGGCAACCTGCGCGGCACCACGCTGCTGCTCACGCCGCCCGAGCCAGTGCACGCAGGCCAAGCGGTAACGCTGACCGTGCGCCTGTCCAGCGAACGCAAGTCAACGCGTTACGGCATCGGCATGGGCGTGATCGGCGCCGACCCGACCCACACCCCGCTGGCCTGGACCGACGTGCCCGCGCAAGGCAGCGCTCAGCTCAAGGTGAGCTTTCCCTCACCCGAGCGAGGCCTGCACCCGCTGCCGCCGCTGAGTGCGCAGACCTTGTTTCCGCTCGGCACCTTCCGCGTGTGGACGGTGTGGCGCCTGGCTTCGGGCGTGCTCGTCTACCCGGAGCCTGAGAGTCACCCGCCGCCGCTGCCGCCGGGCGAGCCGCAGGCCGGCAGCTCGGGCGCGGCGCGCGTGCAGAGCACGGGCGAATTCGACGGTGTGCGCGCCTACCGCCGGGGCGACCCGCTCAAGGCCGTGGTGTGGCGCAAGGCCGCGCAGGCGTTCTCCAGCGGACGCGACGATCTGGTGAGCCGCGACGCCTTGTCGCACCAGCGCCAGCAGCTCTGGCTGGACCACGCGCAGTGCGGCGGCGCGGGCCTGGAAGCGCGGCTCTCGCGCCTGACGGCCTGGGTGCTCATGGCCGACCGGCAGGGGCTGGACTACGGCCTGCGCGTGCCCGGCCGCGAGATACCGCCCGACCAGGGCCCGGCCCACCGCGCGCGTTGCCTGGAGGCGCTGGCCATATGCTGA